From Paenibacillus sp. PK3_47, the proteins below share one genomic window:
- the uxuA gene encoding mannonate dehydratase produces MNMTWRWYGEGNDNITLDHVRQIPGVMGIVWSLHEKVAGEVWEMERIQEVADQITSKGFSTAVVESVNVHDDIKIGLPSRDKYIDIYIDTIRKLAKVGVKVICYNFMPVFDWTRTELYKELPDGSNALFYEKAAITDNPREMVDRILKGAGEFTMPGWEPERLARLDELFAAYAGVTEDILFDNLKYFLERIIPVCEEMDIKMAIHPDDPAWPIFGLPRIIRSRDTIRRFLDMVPSPYNGLTFCTGSLGTNPQNDLPAMIREFHDRIYFAHIRNVKVFDNGDFIEVSHRGRDGSVDVPEVVKAYHESGYTGYVRPDHGRHLWGEEKNCRPGYGLYDRAMGIMYLLGVWDSLENVKEAQ; encoded by the coding sequence ATGAACATGACGTGGAGATGGTATGGCGAAGGCAACGACAATATTACACTTGACCATGTCCGGCAAATTCCGGGCGTAATGGGTATTGTCTGGTCCCTGCACGAGAAGGTGGCCGGAGAAGTGTGGGAAATGGAACGGATCCAGGAAGTGGCGGATCAGATCACCAGCAAGGGGTTCAGCACTGCTGTAGTTGAAAGCGTCAACGTTCATGATGATATCAAAATCGGCCTGCCGTCCCGTGATAAATATATCGATATTTATATAGATACGATCCGCAAGCTGGCCAAGGTCGGCGTTAAGGTGATCTGCTATAATTTCATGCCTGTCTTTGACTGGACGCGCACTGAGCTGTACAAGGAGCTGCCGGACGGATCGAACGCACTCTTTTATGAAAAGGCTGCCATTACCGATAACCCGCGCGAAATGGTCGACCGGATTCTGAAAGGCGCCGGAGAGTTCACCATGCCGGGCTGGGAGCCGGAGCGTCTGGCCAGGCTTGATGAGCTGTTCGCCGCTTATGCGGGTGTGACTGAAGATATCCTGTTCGACAACCTCAAGTACTTCCTGGAGCGGATTATTCCGGTATGTGAAGAGATGGACATCAAAATGGCCATCCACCCTGACGATCCGGCCTGGCCGATCTTTGGCCTGCCGCGCATTATCCGCAGCCGCGACACTATCCGCCGGTTCCTGGATATGGTTCCAAGCCCGTATAACGGCCTGACCTTCTGTACCGGCTCGCTCGGTACCAACCCGCAGAACGATCTGCCGGCCATGATCCGCGAGTTCCATGACCGCATTTATTTTGCCCATATCCGCAATGTGAAGGTATTCGATAACGGGGACTTTATTGAGGTATCCCACCGCGGCCGCGACGGCAGCGTCGATGTGCCTGAAGTGGTCAAAGCCTATCATGAGAGCGGTTATACCGGTTACGTCCGTCCGGACCACGGCCGCCATCTGTGGGGCGAAGAAAAGAACTGCCGTCCGGGGTATGGCCTGTACGACAGAGCGATGGGCATCATGTATCTGCTCGGCGTCTGGGACAGTCTGGAGAATGTTAAGGAGGCCCAATAA
- a CDS encoding stalk domain-containing protein, producing MKALSKAFAFATVITLMMGGTSVFASRSNPNIYINGEKLDIYANVTYLGTTLVPMRPIFEKYGMAIEWDNSTKTVTASKDNKLIVLTNNSYDAFLNGEKVVLNQAPSLEPTSNIFYVNLRFISEALGASVTWDKTANDATININFAK from the coding sequence ATGAAGGCTTTAAGTAAAGCATTTGCGTTCGCTACTGTTATAACATTAATGATGGGGGGGACAAGCGTCTTTGCTTCACGAAGCAATCCGAACATTTACATCAATGGAGAAAAGTTAGATATTTATGCGAATGTCACTTATCTTGGAACTACGCTTGTCCCCATGCGTCCAATATTTGAAAAGTATGGTATGGCAATTGAATGGGATAACAGTACAAAAACAGTGACGGCTTCAAAAGATAACAAACTTATAGTCTTAACCAATAATTCTTATGATGCATTTTTAAACGGGGAGAAGGTGGTTCTTAACCAAGCACCATCACTTGAACCGACAAGCAATATATTCTATGTGAATTTACGATTTATTTCTGAGGCATTGGGTGCAAGTGTTACGTGGGATAAAACAGCAAATGATGCAACCATAAACATTAATTTTGCTAAGTAA
- a CDS encoding ATP-binding protein — MNKNHTSQRLPRAKGIDMGTYYTSKECARKVKHLVLPDKNRKIVEEFITILGMRDEFEAHGVPIPNKVVMYGPPGTGKTLTAFHMARMLDLPLILVRLDAVIHSHLGETGSNIRKIFEYAKAVPCVLFLDEFDAIARTRESSDEVKEIARAVNSLLQCLDDFGDSSIFVAATNLENELDRAIWRRFDTKMTYSLPDEASRRHYIELLIGGFAEEKGLSEEACGRLAGCSFADIEQIILKAKRKAIIERCPLKHEHIALSYEEYHPSAVL; from the coding sequence ATGAATAAAAATCACACCAGCCAGCGTCTGCCGCGCGCCAAAGGGATCGATATGGGGACTTACTATACGTCCAAGGAATGCGCCCGCAAAGTAAAACATCTCGTCCTGCCGGACAAAAACCGTAAAATTGTAGAGGAGTTTATCACGATCCTCGGGATGCGGGACGAGTTCGAAGCGCATGGAGTGCCGATTCCCAACAAGGTGGTCATGTACGGCCCGCCGGGGACGGGGAAGACACTGACGGCATTTCACATGGCCCGGATGCTGGACCTGCCGCTTATCCTGGTCCGTCTGGATGCGGTTATTCACAGCCATTTGGGGGAGACGGGAAGCAATATCCGCAAAATTTTTGAGTATGCCAAAGCTGTGCCCTGTGTGCTGTTCCTGGATGAGTTCGATGCCATTGCCAGAACCCGGGAGAGCAGCGACGAGGTCAAGGAGATTGCCAGGGCGGTGAACAGCCTGCTGCAGTGTCTTGATGATTTCGGGGACAGCAGCATTTTTGTCGCGGCGACCAATCTGGAGAATGAGCTGGACCGGGCGATCTGGAGAAGATTTGATACGAAAATGACCTACTCGCTTCCTGACGAAGCCAGCAGACGGCATTATATCGAACTGTTGATCGGCGGATTTGCTGAGGAAAAAGGACTGTCCGAAGAAGCCTGCGGGCGGCTGGCCGGCTGCAGCTTTGCCGACATCGAACAAATTATTCTCAAGGCGAAACGAAAGGCGATCATTGAGCGCTGTCCGCTTAAGCATGAGCATATTGCGCTGTCGTATGAAGAATATCATCCCTCTGCCGTGTTATGA
- a CDS encoding YrpD family protein — protein sequence MNYSKKILSLFLVSSFALSPLSVNAEEGELTLSNLELEEIKVVHQETQKVADNQLSTILQIAQNAVREERNSKAISNTAFAKSSDPTTYDYITFDENYTYFYEESASAEPQLLVVDKKDSNVESFLTSNVEEFDQAKSGDVALRAGFIGDGVGGRMNVNATGSYLMALMQLPLADSSIVSLDRPNHIAFNYGGFEYTTTVADGIGSWAADMGVELYNNLGPSSTSYGWKPVIILKKKNRPYVSETNTGWDQYQSATFDPNYKEVQSKNGYKPGTAPLMYFWYNYNGKVRIKIDGTSICPTLGGYTLKDTPNITIMESNASWNIASISRWKLLSTVWSLNDTGKNKTTFSNIKVDGTPISSSVLSGPLNDHSNVTVSGNNVITIVVNSDIYN from the coding sequence ATGAATTACAGTAAAAAAATATTATCACTGTTTCTCGTTTCAAGCTTTGCTTTATCCCCTTTATCTGTAAATGCTGAAGAAGGTGAACTAACACTTTCAAACCTTGAGTTAGAAGAAATCAAGGTAGTGCATCAAGAGACTCAAAAAGTTGCAGACAATCAACTATCGACAATACTGCAAATTGCACAAAACGCTGTTAGAGAAGAAAGAAATAGTAAAGCCATAAGCAATACAGCATTTGCAAAAAGTTCTGACCCAACTACTTATGATTACATTACTTTTGATGAAAACTACACTTATTTTTATGAAGAATCCGCAAGTGCTGAACCCCAACTTTTGGTGGTCGATAAAAAAGATAGCAATGTAGAAAGTTTTCTGACTAGTAATGTTGAAGAGTTTGATCAAGCCAAAAGTGGCGATGTTGCACTTAGGGCAGGCTTTATTGGAGATGGTGTAGGTGGCCGAATGAATGTTAATGCTACTGGTAGCTATCTTATGGCACTTATGCAACTACCGTTAGCAGACAGTAGTATAGTGAGTCTGGACAGACCGAACCACATTGCTTTCAATTATGGCGGATTTGAATATACCACTACTGTTGCTGATGGTATTGGTTCTTGGGCAGCGGACATGGGAGTAGAACTATATAATAATTTAGGCCCGAGTTCTACATCTTACGGGTGGAAGCCAGTAATTATTCTTAAGAAAAAGAATAGACCATACGTTAGCGAGACAAATACTGGTTGGGATCAATATCAAAGTGCGACATTTGATCCAAATTATAAAGAAGTGCAATCTAAAAATGGATACAAGCCTGGTACAGCTCCTTTAATGTATTTTTGGTACAATTACAACGGAAAAGTAAGAATTAAAATTGACGGGACATCGATTTGCCCGACACTTGGTGGCTATACACTTAAAGACACACCGAATATTACGATAATGGAATCAAATGCAAGCTGGAATATCGCTTCAATAAGTAGATGGAAACTGCTGTCAACAGTTTGGTCATTAAATGACACAGGAAAGAACAAAACGACATTTTCAAATATTAAAGTAGATGGAACACCTATTTCTAGCAGCGTCTTATCGGGACCACTAAACGATCATTCAAATGTGACTGTAAGTGGAAATAATGTAATTACAATTGTTGTAAATAGTGACATATACAATTAA
- a CDS encoding mannitol dehydrogenase family protein yields the protein MLRLTRDSIREEQEAWTAAGVELPQFNLEQVAKNTELRPEWIHFGAGNIFRGFVANAHQKLLDNGRADTGIIAAETFDFEMIDKVYKPYDNLTLLVLMNAKGGFQKKIISSITEGIAADKNREEDDRRLKEIFENPSLQMASFTITEKGYSLTGPDGQYLGIVKKDIEGGPEQPLHAMSIVSSLAYKRYLKGAYPMTFVSMDNCSHNGDKLKNGMVTIAKEWAAKGLVEDGFVSYLENEQLITFPLSMIDKITPRPSETVQAALLEQGIGEMDIIVTSKNTYTAPFVNAEISEYLVIEDKFTNGRPALEEAGIIFTDRDTVNKVETMKVTTCLNPLHTALAVSGCLLGYTLIADEMKDDTLRKFVEIIGYREGLPVVVDPGILSPKQFLDEVLTERFANPFIPDTPQRIATDTSQKVGIRFGETIKSYVRREDLDPASLTAVPLAIATWCRYLLGVNDEGEAFTLSPDPLLESLQGHLQGVSLGDKSANIRAILEDEQLFGVHLYGIGLGGKIEGMFLEMLAGPGAVRSTLEKYLK from the coding sequence ATGCTGCGCCTCACCAGAGACAGCATCCGGGAAGAACAAGAAGCCTGGACTGCCGCGGGAGTTGAGCTTCCGCAATTCAATCTTGAACAGGTAGCCAAGAATACTGAGCTGCGCCCGGAATGGATACATTTCGGCGCAGGCAATATTTTCCGCGGATTCGTTGCGAATGCCCACCAGAAGCTGCTGGATAACGGCAGGGCGGATACCGGCATCATCGCTGCAGAGACCTTTGATTTTGAGATGATCGATAAGGTCTATAAACCTTATGACAACCTGACCCTGCTCGTGCTGATGAACGCGAAGGGCGGTTTCCAGAAGAAAATCATCAGCAGCATCACCGAAGGCATTGCAGCGGATAAGAACCGTGAAGAAGATGACCGCCGGCTGAAAGAGATCTTCGAAAATCCCAGTCTGCAGATGGCCAGCTTTACGATCACAGAGAAAGGGTACTCGCTGACAGGCCCTGACGGGCAATATCTGGGCATTGTTAAGAAGGACATTGAAGGCGGTCCGGAACAGCCGTTGCATGCCATGAGCATTGTCTCTTCTCTTGCATACAAGAGGTATCTGAAGGGGGCCTATCCGATGACCTTTGTCAGCATGGACAACTGCTCCCACAACGGCGATAAGCTGAAGAACGGCATGGTCACCATCGCCAAGGAATGGGCAGCCAAAGGACTGGTGGAAGACGGCTTTGTCAGCTATCTGGAGAATGAGCAGCTGATCACCTTCCCTCTGTCCATGATCGACAAAATTACACCCCGCCCGTCAGAGACGGTTCAGGCTGCGCTGCTGGAACAGGGTATCGGTGAAATGGACATTATCGTGACCTCCAAGAACACATATACTGCGCCTTTCGTCAACGCAGAGATCAGCGAATACCTGGTCATTGAAGACAAGTTCACGAACGGCCGCCCGGCCCTTGAGGAAGCGGGTATTATTTTTACCGACCGTGATACGGTAAATAAGGTGGAAACCATGAAGGTGACCACCTGTCTGAATCCATTACATACAGCCCTTGCCGTATCGGGATGCCTGCTCGGTTACACTCTGATTGCCGATGAGATGAAGGATGATACACTGCGCAAATTCGTTGAAATTATCGGTTACAGGGAAGGTCTGCCGGTTGTCGTGGACCCGGGCATCTTAAGTCCGAAGCAGTTCCTCGATGAAGTACTGACCGAGCGTTTTGCCAACCCGTTTATTCCGGATACCCCGCAGCGCATTGCTACAGATACCTCCCAAAAGGTAGGCATCCGCTTCGGCGAAACCATCAAATCCTATGTCCGCAGAGAAGACCTTGATCCGGCTTCACTGACCGCGGTTCCGCTGGCTATCGCCACCTGGTGCCGCTACCTGCTTGGCGTAAATGACGAAGGCGAAGCTTTTACACTCAGTCCAGATCCGCTGCTGGAATCGCTGCAGGGTCATTTGCAGGGCGTGTCTCTCGGGGACAAGAGCGCGAACATCCGGGCGATTCTGGAGGATGAGCAGCTTTTTGGTGTTCATTTGTACGGGATCGGCCTCGGCGGCAAGATCGAAGGCATGTTCCTGGAAATGCTGGCCGGTCCCGGAGCGGTAAGAAGCACACTGGAGAAGTATCTGAAATAA
- a CDS encoding AraC family transcriptional regulator — MDILVSGELDFETLVTRKPFNRDFHIHEHYELYLLLEGDLNFYVHDSCYPIQPGTLMICNDLEMHKAVLLTNEYYKRIYIHIPPTFLHQYSTEQTDLTTCFVRREIGTRNAIRLEPEQVMLFTRLVKEMHEARDSGGFGNDLLIHSRLLQILVMVNTLFQQEDLRDSAAAHYPPNVREIITYVDEHILEALTLDQIAAALALNKYHLCHIFKAETGTTIFRYILLKRISLSRILLAEGKNVTEACFQSGFQNYTNFITEFRKVTGFTPKKFRDMKLKEAAKH, encoded by the coding sequence ATGGACATTTTGGTCTCAGGCGAATTGGATTTTGAAACACTGGTTACCCGGAAGCCCTTTAACCGCGATTTTCATATTCATGAGCATTATGAGCTGTATCTTTTGCTGGAAGGTGACCTTAACTTTTACGTGCACGACTCCTGTTACCCGATCCAGCCCGGCACCTTGATGATCTGCAATGATCTCGAGATGCACAAGGCCGTACTTTTAACGAACGAATATTATAAAAGAATATATATCCACATCCCTCCCACCTTTCTCCACCAGTATTCAACGGAACAGACCGATTTGACCACCTGCTTTGTCAGACGGGAGATCGGGACGAGAAATGCCATCCGGCTGGAACCGGAGCAGGTCATGCTGTTCACGAGGCTGGTAAAGGAGATGCATGAGGCGCGCGATTCCGGCGGGTTCGGCAATGATCTGCTGATCCACTCCCGTCTGCTGCAGATTCTCGTGATGGTGAACACTCTGTTCCAGCAGGAGGACCTGAGGGACAGCGCCGCCGCCCATTATCCGCCTAACGTCAGGGAGATTATCACTTATGTGGATGAGCATATTCTCGAAGCGCTGACCCTCGACCAGATTGCGGCTGCATTGGCCCTGAACAAATACCATCTCTGTCATATTTTCAAAGCAGAGACCGGCACGACGATCTTCCGCTACATTCTGCTGAAACGCATCTCCCTCTCCCGCATCCTGCTGGCCGAAGGCAAAAACGTCACCGAAGCCTGCTTCCAGTCCGGATTCCAGAACTATACCAACTTCATCACGGAATTCCGTAAAGTTACGGGCTTTACGCCCAAGAAATTCAGGGATATGAAGCTGAAGGAGGCGGCTAAGCATTAA
- a CDS encoding GntR family transcriptional regulator produces MSIKAEILSTLKHEILTLNLKPGTILSETSLSEQYQISRTPLRDVLKQLALESYTDIYPKKGNIVSFIDLESVEQITYLRSTLEKEILKDLSATLTLTGVHELRDILEKQKETIAGESDMDAFLALDDSFHRALYRLAGREFLWNLIQQSNVHYLRYRRLHMLEKQKLEGIWKEHQSILELLVHKDTERIGPLIHHHLREDIHSLDFQHNYSEYLKR; encoded by the coding sequence ATGTCGATCAAAGCTGAAATTCTGAGTACGCTAAAACATGAGATCCTCACCCTGAACCTGAAGCCCGGCACCATCCTGAGTGAGACTTCACTTTCCGAGCAGTATCAGATTTCCCGGACACCGCTGCGCGATGTGCTCAAACAGCTTGCGCTGGAATCCTATACCGACATTTATCCGAAAAAAGGGAACATTGTCTCTTTTATCGATCTGGAGTCTGTTGAACAAATAACGTATCTGCGCAGCACACTGGAGAAGGAGATCCTCAAGGATTTGTCTGCCACCCTTACGTTGACCGGAGTGCATGAGCTTAGGGATATTCTGGAGAAGCAGAAGGAAACCATTGCGGGGGAGAGTGATATGGACGCTTTTCTCGCGTTGGACGACTCTTTCCACCGGGCCTTGTACAGGCTTGCCGGACGCGAATTTTTATGGAATCTGATCCAGCAGTCGAATGTGCACTATCTCAGGTACCGCCGGCTGCACATGCTGGAGAAGCAAAAGCTTGAGGGAATCTGGAAGGAGCACCAATCCATACTGGAGCTGCTGGTACACAAGGATACGGAGCGGATCGGCCCCCTGATTCATCATCATCTCCGTGAGGATATCCATTCGCTGGATTTTCAGCACAATTACTCGGAGTATCTTAAAAGATAG
- a CDS encoding ATPase, T2SS/T4P/T4SS family, whose amino-acid sequence MLTRGKISDMQQKVLHQVHHPKENLEELASKYTTISFEEALELCQKYITKITTHAYRRETDPARKREMTKAYINEFVDSQMPSVEGYHDLPQLKSALINEITHYGPITEAMENPLIDEIRANGPDQIFVESGGKSIPWDQHFTDREHMERIIAKLIGVSKMRLIPKIPMVNARTIEGYRVNATHAEISPYGQPAFVIRKFSKKSINPKMLVENESFSSNMYKLLSLIPKSDLSWITVGPTGSGKTTLNEILVKEINPMQRIITIENPSEMRLIQREQGSEHGRVLNDVLQYESVPEDDDASPATMENLLINAMRQSPHWIGPGELRTPGEFATALRAAQTGHYFFSTLHAEGDKEAIYRFLTAYLMASNEPAELALRNICSAVKFVIFQEKLADGTRKVTSISEILGSDGLNPLINQIYRYEYDDVIEEWDGTRKIIRIAGRHRRVGKLSEKVQQQMIKAGIKRSRFELFTQDPAGDETEVYQFHEYAFSH is encoded by the coding sequence TTGCTGACACGCGGAAAAATCAGCGACATGCAGCAAAAGGTGCTGCATCAGGTCCACCACCCCAAAGAAAACCTGGAGGAGCTGGCCAGCAAATATACGACCATCAGCTTCGAGGAAGCCCTTGAGCTGTGCCAAAAATATATCACCAAAATTACAACCCATGCCTACCGGCGCGAGACCGACCCGGCCCGCAAACGGGAGATGACCAAGGCGTACATTAATGAATTTGTGGATTCACAGATGCCTTCGGTTGAAGGCTATCATGATCTGCCGCAGCTGAAGAGCGCGTTGATCAATGAAATTACACATTACGGCCCGATCACCGAGGCGATGGAAAATCCGCTCATTGATGAAATCCGCGCCAACGGCCCCGATCAGATTTTCGTCGAAAGCGGAGGGAAATCGATTCCGTGGGATCAGCATTTTACCGACCGTGAGCATATGGAGCGGATCATCGCCAAGCTGATCGGTGTCTCCAAAATGCGGCTGATTCCGAAGATTCCGATGGTTAACGCCAGAACGATTGAAGGCTACCGCGTAAATGCGACGCATGCGGAGATATCGCCCTACGGGCAGCCGGCTTTTGTCATCCGCAAATTCAGCAAAAAAAGCATCAACCCCAAGATGCTCGTCGAGAACGAATCGTTCTCCTCCAACATGTACAAGCTGCTGTCGCTCATTCCCAAATCCGATCTGTCGTGGATTACGGTAGGGCCGACCGGGAGCGGGAAGACAACGCTGAACGAGATTCTGGTCAAGGAAATTAATCCGATGCAGCGCATCATCACGATTGAGAATCCTTCAGAGATGAGGCTGATCCAGCGGGAACAAGGCAGTGAACACGGGCGTGTGCTGAACGATGTGCTGCAGTATGAGTCGGTGCCGGAGGATGACGATGCAAGTCCCGCAACGATGGAGAATCTGCTCATCAATGCGATGCGTCAGTCCCCGCATTGGATCGGTCCGGGGGAGCTGAGAACACCGGGTGAATTCGCAACAGCACTGCGGGCGGCCCAGACCGGGCATTACTTTTTCTCGACACTGCACGCTGAGGGGGATAAAGAGGCGATTTACCGTTTCCTGACCGCTTACCTTATGGCCTCCAATGAACCGGCCGAGCTTGCGCTCCGCAACATCTGCAGTGCCGTGAAGTTTGTTATTTTCCAGGAAAAGCTTGCTGACGGCACCCGTAAAGTGACTTCAATCTCGGAAATTCTCGGCTCGGACGGCCTGAATCCATTGATCAACCAGATTTACCGTTACGAATACGACGATGTCATTGAAGAATGGGATGGAACCCGGAAGATCATCCGGATCGCCGGGCGTCACCGCCGGGTCGGTAAGCTGTCCGAAAAGGTGCAGCAGCAGATGATCAAGGCCGGAATCAAGCGCAGCCGCTTCGAGCTGTTTACGCAGGACCCTGCCGGTGATGAGACGGAGGTGTACCAGTTCCATGAATACGCCTTTAGTCACTAG